A genome region from Dickeya dadantii NCPPB 898 includes the following:
- the norR gene encoding nitric oxide reductase transcriptional regulator NorR codes for MPLSIDSFAHIAIELQQGLSTRDRFQRLLNSLRQLLCCDAAALLCYESQLLRPLATDGLAPDVLGRRFRLSEHPRLEAIARAGDVVRFPADSQLPDPYDGLIPGQEALKVHACVGLPLFAHHTLIGALTIDGMDPHQFDHFSDEELRLIGAMASVALSNALLMEQLERQTLAPLPDAAPMADAEADEMVGLSEPMQQLKKEVAIVADSDLNVLIMGETGVGKELVARAIHQGSRRAGRPLVYLNCAALPESVAESELFGHVKGAFTGAIHHRTGKFELADNGTLFLDEIGELSLTLQAKLLRVLQYGDLQRVGDDSSLKVDVRVLAATNRDLKQSVQEGAFRADLFHRLSVFPLSVPPLRARGQDIAVLAGFFCERSRARLGLQRLALSSEATQLLASYPWPGNVRELEHVIYRATIVARAGGTTGDLTLRPEHLNLDGVLPDEPHSAAADTVPPWRGVSLRDATDQYQRQVISDTLTRHQGNWSSCARELAVDSGNLHRMAKRLGIK; via the coding sequence ATGCCGCTATCGATAGATTCCTTTGCGCACATTGCCATTGAACTGCAACAAGGGCTTTCAACCCGGGACCGCTTTCAGCGCCTGCTCAATAGTTTGCGCCAGTTGCTGTGTTGCGATGCCGCTGCGTTGCTGTGTTATGAAAGCCAACTGCTGCGTCCGCTGGCGACCGATGGACTGGCGCCGGACGTGCTGGGGCGGCGTTTCCGGTTGTCCGAGCATCCCCGGCTGGAGGCGATAGCCCGGGCGGGCGATGTGGTGCGTTTCCCGGCGGACAGCCAGCTTCCCGATCCTTACGATGGCCTGATTCCCGGTCAGGAAGCGTTGAAAGTCCACGCCTGCGTCGGCCTGCCACTGTTTGCTCACCATACGCTGATCGGCGCGCTGACCATTGATGGGATGGACCCTCACCAGTTCGATCATTTCAGCGATGAGGAACTGCGGCTGATTGGCGCGATGGCGTCCGTTGCCTTGAGCAATGCGTTGCTGATGGAGCAACTGGAACGGCAAACGCTGGCGCCGCTGCCGGATGCCGCTCCGATGGCGGATGCGGAGGCTGACGAGATGGTGGGATTATCTGAGCCTATGCAGCAGCTGAAAAAAGAAGTGGCTATCGTGGCCGACAGCGATCTTAACGTGCTGATCATGGGGGAAACCGGGGTCGGCAAGGAGCTGGTGGCGCGGGCTATCCATCAGGGATCGCGGCGTGCGGGCCGCCCGCTGGTGTATCTGAACTGTGCCGCACTGCCGGAGTCGGTGGCGGAAAGCGAGCTGTTTGGTCACGTGAAAGGGGCGTTTACCGGCGCCATTCACCACCGTACTGGCAAGTTCGAACTGGCGGACAACGGTACGCTGTTTCTGGATGAAATCGGCGAATTGTCGCTGACGTTACAGGCCAAACTGTTGCGGGTATTGCAGTACGGCGATTTGCAGCGCGTAGGCGACGACAGTAGCCTGAAAGTGGATGTGCGCGTGCTGGCGGCCACCAACCGGGATTTAAAACAGTCGGTACAGGAAGGCGCTTTCCGCGCCGACCTGTTCCATCGTCTGAGCGTGTTTCCGCTGTCGGTGCCGCCGCTGCGCGCGCGCGGTCAGGATATTGCCGTGCTGGCCGGTTTTTTCTGCGAGCGCAGCCGTGCCCGGTTGGGGTTGCAGCGGCTGGCGTTGTCGTCGGAGGCGACGCAGTTGCTGGCGAGCTATCCATGGCCGGGAAATGTGCGCGAGCTGGAACATGTGATTTACCGGGCGACCATTGTGGCGCGGGCCGGTGGAACGACCGGCGATCTGACATTACGCCCGGAGCATTTGAATCTGGATGGCGTTTTGCCTGACGAGCCTCATTCGGCCGCCGCCGATACCGTACCGCCGTGGCGTGGCGTCAGCCTGCGGGATGCGACGGATCAGTATCAACGGCAGGTGATTAGCGACACGTTGACGCGACATCAGGGCAACTGGTCATCTTGCGCCCGCGAGCTGGCGGTGGATAGCGGTAATTTGCACCGGATGGCAAAACGGCTGGGGATAAAATAA
- the fumA gene encoding class I fumarate hydratase FumA yields MSNKPFYYQDPFPLAKDKTEYRLISSDFVSVSQFEGQDILKVDPQGLTLLAQQAFHDASFLLRPSHQQQVADILLDPEASENDRYVALQFLRNSEIAAKGILPTCQDTGTAIIVGKKGQRVWTGGDDAEALSRGVYNTFIEDNLRYSQNAALDMYKEVNTGTNLPAQIDLYSTEGDEYKFLFVTKGGGSANKTYLYQETKALLSPGKLTNYLVEKMRTLGTAACPPYHIAFVIGGTSAETNLKTVKLASTRYYDELPTEGNEHGQAFRDVALEQELLEEARNLGLGAQFGGKYFAHDVRVIRLPRHGASCPIGMGVSCSADRNIKAKINRQGIWLEQLETNPGKYIPEHLRQAGEGEVVRIDLNRPMADILKTLSQYPVSTRLSLNGTIIVARDIAHAKLKELLDNGGELPQYVKDHPIYYAGPAKTPEGYASGSLGPTTAGRMDSYVDLLQSHGGSMIMLAKGNRSQQVTDACHKHGGFYLGSIGGPAAILAQNSIKSLECVEYPELGMEAIWKIEVEDFPAFILVDDKGNDFFQVIQSQNCTRCG; encoded by the coding sequence ATGTCGAATAAACCGTTCTATTACCAAGATCCGTTTCCATTAGCGAAGGATAAAACCGAATATCGTTTAATCAGCAGCGATTTTGTTTCCGTTAGCCAGTTTGAAGGCCAGGATATTCTTAAAGTCGACCCGCAGGGGCTGACGCTGTTGGCCCAGCAGGCATTCCACGATGCCTCTTTCCTGCTGCGCCCTTCCCACCAGCAACAGGTCGCCGATATCCTGCTCGACCCGGAAGCCAGCGAAAACGACCGTTATGTCGCGCTGCAGTTCCTGCGTAACTCCGAAATCGCCGCCAAAGGCATCCTGCCCACCTGTCAGGACACCGGCACCGCCATCATCGTCGGCAAAAAAGGCCAACGCGTGTGGACCGGTGGCGACGATGCCGAAGCGCTGTCGCGCGGGGTGTACAACACCTTTATCGAAGACAACCTGCGTTATTCTCAGAACGCAGCGCTGGACATGTACAAAGAGGTCAACACCGGCACCAACCTGCCGGCGCAGATCGACCTCTACAGCACCGAAGGCGATGAATACAAATTCCTGTTCGTCACCAAAGGCGGCGGTTCCGCCAACAAGACCTACCTGTATCAGGAAACCAAAGCGCTGCTGTCGCCGGGTAAGCTGACCAACTATCTGGTGGAAAAAATGCGTACGCTGGGCACCGCGGCCTGCCCGCCGTACCACATTGCGTTCGTCATCGGCGGTACCTCGGCGGAAACCAACCTGAAAACCGTCAAACTGGCCTCCACCCGCTACTATGACGAGCTGCCGACCGAAGGCAACGAGCACGGTCAGGCGTTCCGCGATGTGGCGCTGGAACAGGAATTGCTGGAAGAAGCCCGCAATCTGGGGCTCGGCGCCCAGTTCGGCGGCAAATACTTCGCCCACGATGTACGTGTGATCCGTCTGCCGCGTCACGGCGCTTCCTGCCCGATCGGCATGGGCGTGTCCTGCTCGGCGGACCGCAACATCAAGGCCAAGATTAACCGTCAGGGTATCTGGCTGGAACAGCTGGAAACCAACCCCGGCAAATACATTCCGGAACACCTGCGTCAGGCCGGCGAAGGCGAAGTGGTGCGCATCGACCTGAACCGCCCGATGGCCGATATTCTCAAAACGCTGTCGCAGTACCCGGTTTCCACCCGTCTGTCGCTCAACGGCACCATCATCGTGGCGCGCGACATTGCGCACGCCAAGCTGAAAGAGCTGCTGGATAACGGCGGCGAGCTGCCGCAATACGTGAAAGATCACCCGATCTACTACGCCGGCCCGGCCAAAACGCCGGAAGGTTACGCCTCCGGTTCACTCGGCCCCACCACCGCCGGCCGTATGGATTCCTACGTTGATCTGCTGCAATCCCACGGCGGCAGCATGATCATGCTGGCAAAGGGCAACCGTAGCCAGCAGGTGACCGACGCCTGTCATAAACACGGCGGCTTCTACCTCGGCAGCATCGGCGGCCCGGCGGCGATTCTGGCGCAAAACAGCATCAAGAGCCTGGAATGCGTGGAATACCCGGAGCTGGGTATGGAAGCTATCTGGAAAATCGAAGTAGAAGACTTCCCGGCCTTCATCCTGGTGGATGACAAGGGCAACGACTTCTTCCAGGTGATCCAGTCGCAGAATTGCACCCGCTGCGGTTGA
- a CDS encoding LysR family transcriptional regulator, whose translation MRYSPESLLAFIATVNTGSFSAAARHLQKSQSTVSTAVANLEADLGLTLFDRRGHQPALTDEGRKVLSHVKAILSASEALDELAIRLADKVEPRLTFVLSDTWQCRHYYPVLQRFAERFPDVEFECLIAEDEDVVDLLQSQRAHIGVLQSQAHYPIDIAVSRLQVKTEMAIYAARTHPLAQHTPVTQEQLATARQLCLHTYSQRERPQSEGATWSTPSYLMLLEMAEQGFGWSILPRWLVNEYARNRLVELALPGWPRQIEVDIAWSRPFPPGPAGLWLIDTLLEQRE comes from the coding sequence ATGCGTTATTCTCCTGAATCCCTGCTGGCGTTCATCGCCACCGTGAATACCGGTTCTTTTTCCGCGGCGGCTCGTCACCTGCAAAAAAGCCAGTCCACCGTCAGCACGGCGGTGGCGAATCTGGAGGCGGATCTGGGCCTGACATTGTTCGACAGGCGCGGCCATCAGCCGGCGCTGACCGACGAAGGACGCAAGGTGCTCAGCCACGTCAAAGCCATTCTGTCCGCCAGCGAAGCGCTGGACGAACTGGCGATCCGGCTGGCGGATAAGGTGGAGCCGCGGCTGACTTTTGTGCTGTCGGACACCTGGCAATGCCGCCACTACTATCCAGTGTTGCAGCGCTTCGCCGAGCGTTTTCCTGATGTGGAGTTCGAGTGTCTGATTGCGGAAGACGAGGACGTGGTGGACCTGCTGCAATCGCAGCGCGCCCATATCGGCGTATTGCAGTCGCAGGCGCATTATCCTATCGATATCGCGGTATCCCGGTTGCAGGTGAAAACCGAAATGGCGATCTACGCGGCCCGCACTCACCCGCTGGCGCAGCACACGCCGGTGACCCAGGAACAGCTCGCCACGGCGCGTCAGCTGTGCCTTCACACCTATAGCCAGCGGGAACGGCCGCAGTCCGAAGGCGCCACCTGGTCGACGCCGTCGTACCTGATGCTGCTGGAAATGGCGGAACAAGGATTTGGCTGGAGCATCCTGCCGCGCTGGCTGGTGAACGAATACGCGCGAAACCGACTGGTAGAACTGGCGCTGCCCGGCTGGCCGCGGCAAATTGAGGTGGACATCGCCTGGTCGCGCCCTTTCCCTCCCGGCCCGGCAGGGCTGTGGTTGATCGATACCCTGCTGGAACAGCGCGAATGA
- a CDS encoding multidrug/biocide efflux PACE transporter: MQQQIQRKARHERKTFRERMVHAIGFEVMALLICAPIGAWVLGRSILQVGALSIMLSSVAMIWNVVYNSVFDRLWPVSRVRRGLWVRMGHALGFEGGFILIGLPLAAWMLNITLWQALMVEIGFFLFFLPYTMAYNWLYDLLRERLLATAVPGR, translated from the coding sequence ATGCAACAGCAAATCCAGCGGAAAGCGCGTCATGAACGAAAAACATTCCGTGAACGGATGGTGCATGCCATCGGTTTCGAGGTGATGGCGTTGCTGATTTGCGCCCCGATCGGCGCCTGGGTGCTCGGGCGCTCGATCTTGCAGGTCGGCGCGCTGTCGATAATGCTGTCCAGCGTGGCGATGATCTGGAACGTGGTGTACAACAGCGTGTTTGATCGCCTGTGGCCGGTCAGCCGTGTCAGACGGGGTCTGTGGGTGCGGATGGGGCACGCGCTGGGCTTCGAGGGCGGCTTTATCCTCATTGGCTTGCCGCTGGCGGCGTGGATGCTGAATATCACCCTGTGGCAGGCGCTGATGGTGGAGATCGGTTTCTTCCTGTTCTTCCTGCCGTACACCATGGCCTACAACTGGTTGTATGACCTGCTGCGCGAGCGGCTGCTGGCGACCGCGGTACCAGGGCGTTAG
- a CDS encoding DNA-3-methyladenine glycosylase family protein produces MTTSPLPFDEPQALAHLAAIDAHWARLIDGVGHIRFESRPAREPYDALIRAVASQQLSNRAAAAIIGKLQQRFAVGENGFPSADQLATCEPEVLRQCGFSARKIDTVKGIAQGVQNGLVPSRAEAEHLDDETLIERLCTLKGIGRWTVEMLLISTLERMDIMPVDDLGIKQGFRYLYRLPQDPTRKAMLEMSEACRPYRTLAAWYLWRIPHMPDYAEYRASLRQ; encoded by the coding sequence ATGACCACATCACCGCTCCCATTCGACGAACCCCAGGCTCTCGCCCATCTGGCCGCCATTGACGCGCACTGGGCGCGGTTGATCGACGGCGTCGGCCATATTCGTTTTGAAAGCCGCCCGGCGCGGGAACCTTACGACGCGTTGATTCGGGCGGTCGCCAGCCAGCAGCTCAGCAACCGCGCCGCCGCGGCCATCATCGGCAAACTGCAGCAACGTTTCGCCGTGGGTGAAAACGGTTTTCCCTCCGCCGATCAGTTGGCGACATGCGAACCGGAAGTCTTGCGCCAGTGCGGCTTTTCCGCCCGCAAAATCGACACGGTCAAAGGGATTGCTCAGGGTGTGCAGAATGGGCTGGTGCCAAGCCGGGCGGAGGCGGAACATCTGGATGACGAGACGTTGATCGAACGACTTTGCACGCTGAAAGGCATCGGCCGTTGGACGGTGGAAATGCTGCTGATCTCCACGCTGGAGCGGATGGACATCATGCCGGTGGACGATCTCGGCATCAAACAGGGGTTTCGTTACCTGTACCGCCTGCCGCAAGACCCGACGCGTAAAGCGATGCTGGAGATGAGCGAAGCCTGCCGCCCTTACCGCACGCTGGCCGCCTGGTATCTGTGGCGTATTCCCCATATGCCGGATTACGCCGAGTACCGCGCCTCGCTGCGTCAGTAA
- the alkB gene encoding DNA oxidative demethylase AlkB has product MNFELFADEPPERRNDTLAPGAMLLRGFAWQQAGELLAGLAQVTQRSPFRHMVTPGGHTMSVAMSNCGPLGWVSDELGYRYSAQDPLTGQPWPAMPACFWQLAQAAAREAGYDGFAPDACLINRYAVGAKLSLHQDKDEQDLRQPIVSVSLGLSAVFLFGGAKRSDPCQRLALMHGDVVVWGGPSRLYYHAILPLKNGPLPAGMSDEVRVNLTFRKV; this is encoded by the coding sequence ATGAATTTCGAACTGTTTGCCGATGAGCCGCCGGAACGCCGCAATGACACGCTGGCGCCCGGCGCCATGCTGCTGCGCGGTTTTGCCTGGCAACAGGCCGGTGAGTTGCTGGCCGGGCTGGCACAGGTGACGCAGCGGTCGCCGTTTCGCCACATGGTGACGCCGGGCGGGCATACCATGTCGGTGGCGATGAGTAACTGCGGGCCGCTGGGTTGGGTGAGCGACGAACTGGGGTATCGCTACAGCGCTCAGGATCCGCTGACCGGCCAGCCGTGGCCCGCCATGCCGGCCTGCTTTTGGCAACTGGCGCAGGCGGCGGCTCGCGAGGCTGGGTATGACGGTTTTGCGCCGGATGCCTGCCTGATTAACCGGTACGCCGTGGGGGCCAAACTGTCGCTGCATCAGGACAAGGACGAGCAGGATTTGCGCCAGCCGATCGTCTCCGTCTCGCTGGGGTTAAGCGCGGTGTTTCTGTTTGGCGGGGCAAAACGCAGCGACCCGTGCCAGCGGCTGGCGCTGATGCATGGCGATGTGGTGGTGTGGGGCGGCCCGTCCCGGCTGTATTACCACGCCATTTTGCCGCTCAAAAACGGACCGTTGCCGGCGGGAATGTCGGATGAGGTTCGCGTTAATCTAACGTTTCGTAAAGTGTGA
- a CDS encoding FAD-dependent oxidoreductase: protein MVQYRKKLLAALCLSVLGITSVQASGPAEPAKSAEPAKPVELPKSADVVIIGAGAAGTAATMAAAEKGASVVLLEKQGVVGGTGNFAEGIFAANSTMQKRQGIVVTPDMAFKTIMEYSHWMANPFVVRAFVNRSADTIEWVKSKGIKFEYIGPGGPGGMLTWHVIDGPGHGRHLIKTFHEQFKDMKVTTLVKTAGKDLVMKDGKVAGVIAEGSDGKPFQIDAKAVIIATGGYANNKEMLQKYVAVPDTIMVGNVGKDGDGIKMAWKAGAKEEGMGVVQSYRPGLPDYAPNSQLLAAARQPYLWIDQHGRRFTDESIVIIWPHAGNALAKAGGVMYSVFDEDARKHFVNDGIDVPIGEWVIANTKLVKFDDEFTKESQKNRGFVFKAATLDELAKQMGVDASVLKHTVDENNRFAAQKRDEVFNKNMDYLRPMKTGPFYAVKMLPAALGTLGGVKINEKMEAISPAGNAVPGLYVTGNDAAGMYGDTYDLLLGGGTFGFALNSGRMAAENALDYLRFTKK, encoded by the coding sequence ATGGTTCAATACCGAAAAAAACTCCTTGCGGCTTTGTGCCTCTCGGTTCTGGGGATCACATCCGTTCAGGCATCAGGGCCGGCCGAGCCGGCTAAAAGCGCCGAACCGGCCAAACCGGTCGAGCTCCCCAAAAGCGCTGACGTGGTGATCATCGGCGCGGGAGCGGCCGGCACCGCCGCTACCATGGCAGCGGCCGAGAAAGGCGCCAGCGTGGTGTTGCTGGAAAAACAGGGCGTGGTCGGCGGCACCGGCAACTTCGCCGAAGGCATTTTCGCCGCCAACAGCACCATGCAGAAACGTCAGGGCATCGTGGTGACGCCGGACATGGCGTTCAAAACCATCATGGAATACAGCCACTGGATGGCGAACCCGTTTGTGGTGCGCGCCTTCGTCAACCGCTCCGCCGACACCATCGAGTGGGTCAAATCCAAAGGCATCAAGTTTGAATACATCGGCCCCGGCGGACCGGGCGGGATGTTGACCTGGCACGTGATCGACGGCCCCGGCCACGGCCGCCACCTGATCAAAACCTTCCACGAGCAGTTCAAAGATATGAAGGTCACCACGCTGGTGAAAACCGCCGGTAAAGATCTGGTGATGAAGGACGGCAAAGTCGCCGGGGTGATCGCCGAAGGCAGCGACGGCAAACCGTTCCAGATCGACGCCAAAGCGGTGATCATCGCCACCGGCGGCTACGCCAACAACAAGGAGATGCTGCAAAAATACGTGGCGGTGCCGGACACCATCATGGTGGGCAACGTCGGTAAAGACGGCGACGGCATCAAAATGGCGTGGAAAGCCGGGGCCAAAGAGGAAGGCATGGGCGTCGTACAGTCCTACCGCCCCGGCCTGCCGGACTATGCGCCTAACTCTCAGTTGCTGGCCGCCGCTCGTCAGCCTTATCTGTGGATAGATCAACACGGCCGCCGTTTCACCGACGAATCCATCGTCATCATCTGGCCGCACGCCGGCAACGCGCTGGCTAAAGCCGGTGGGGTGATGTATTCGGTGTTTGACGAAGACGCCCGCAAGCACTTCGTCAACGACGGCATCGATGTGCCGATCGGCGAATGGGTGATCGCCAACACCAAGCTGGTGAAATTCGATGATGAGTTCACCAAAGAGAGCCAGAAAAACCGCGGCTTTGTGTTCAAGGCCGCCACGCTGGACGAACTGGCGAAACAGATGGGCGTCGACGCCAGCGTGTTGAAACACACCGTTGACGAAAACAACCGCTTCGCCGCACAGAAACGGGACGAGGTGTTCAACAAGAACATGGACTACCTGCGCCCGATGAAAACCGGCCCGTTCTACGCGGTGAAAATGCTGCCGGCCGCGCTCGGCACACTGGGCGGCGTGAAGATCAACGAGAAGATGGAAGCGATATCGCCGGCAGGCAATGCGGTGCCGGGGCTGTACGTCACCGGTAATGACGCCGCCGGCATGTACGGCGACACCTACGATCTGCTGCTGGGCGGCGGCACCTTCGGCTTCGCCCTCAACTCAGGTCGCATGGCGGCAGAAAACGCCCTCGATTATCTCCGCTTCACCAAAAAGTAA
- a CDS encoding FMN-binding protein: protein MKKNSIKLLACLLLIAGTAVAEDAGQFKAGTYSATGQGIGGDVTVTLDIDDKGVVQKATIDAPNETPEVGGDAAKELAKTMTEKKTINVDGVSGATMTSGAVHEASQAAYAQAKAK, encoded by the coding sequence ATGAAGAAAAATTCCATTAAATTATTGGCTTGCCTGTTGCTGATCGCCGGAACGGCCGTCGCCGAAGACGCGGGTCAGTTCAAAGCCGGAACCTATTCGGCCACCGGACAAGGCATCGGCGGTGATGTGACGGTCACTCTGGATATCGATGACAAAGGGGTGGTGCAGAAAGCCACTATCGATGCGCCCAATGAAACCCCGGAAGTAGGCGGGGACGCCGCCAAAGAGCTGGCGAAAACCATGACCGAGAAAAAAACCATCAACGTCGACGGTGTCTCCGGCGCCACCATGACCAGCGGCGCGGTGCATGAAGCATCTCAGGCGGCTTACGCTCAAGCCAAAGCCAAATGA
- a CDS encoding MFS transporter produces the protein MAGSRALFWLASVAFFMQSLDTTMLYVAVPAMAHTLREPVLRMEPVVMAYLVAVVAFTPLNSWLSQRMGERRTCQLALLTFITGALLCNQATSAAALAICRCLQGIGGALLLPVLRTQALRVTTPAQKLSFLNRMTLLGLLGTLTGPLAGSLLTDTFGWRAIFLAPIPLSLLCLWLTGYAIPDGVTPSPRHIPLRSLLPLTTALLLLALLLVAAPKHLLPLPALILITLAGCGCGWLYLRGDRRAREALLPAALFGIRTFYVGVWGGVLTRLLLASLPVVISLVTQTALGLTPATAGIIMLLFSAGALLAKLLFEPLVRRAGYRQLLIAATLLAAIAVLALGVAIQHRSLPCIGALSGLLGVLTALLHSAESTLACCHLEHDTCNSGNNILLLSQLLAVMLSMALTFPALRALSHLSPWLHISPFSLLFALLGVGLALSCLLFRHLGHEDGNVLLSPAP, from the coding sequence ATGGCCGGCTCGCGCGCGTTATTCTGGCTGGCGTCGGTGGCGTTCTTCATGCAATCGCTGGATACCACCATGCTGTATGTCGCCGTTCCGGCGATGGCGCATACGCTGCGCGAGCCGGTACTGCGCATGGAGCCGGTGGTGATGGCTTATCTGGTCGCCGTGGTGGCATTCACCCCGCTCAACAGCTGGCTGAGCCAGCGGATGGGGGAACGACGCACCTGCCAGTTGGCGCTGCTGACGTTCATCACCGGCGCGCTGCTGTGCAACCAGGCCACGTCGGCCGCCGCGCTGGCGATTTGTCGCTGCCTGCAAGGCATCGGCGGGGCGTTGTTGCTGCCGGTGCTTCGCACTCAGGCGCTGCGCGTCACCACCCCCGCGCAGAAACTGTCTTTTCTTAACCGTATGACGCTACTCGGCCTGCTCGGCACCCTGACCGGCCCGTTGGCGGGTAGCCTGCTGACCGATACTTTCGGCTGGCGCGCGATTTTTCTCGCGCCGATTCCGCTGTCGTTGCTGTGCCTGTGGCTGACCGGGTACGCCATTCCTGATGGCGTCACGCCGTCGCCGCGCCATATTCCGCTGCGCAGCCTGCTGCCGCTGACCACCGCGCTGTTATTGCTCGCGCTGCTGCTGGTCGCCGCCCCCAAACACCTGCTGCCGCTACCGGCGTTGATACTGATTACGCTGGCGGGCTGCGGCTGCGGCTGGCTGTATCTGCGCGGCGATCGCCGGGCGCGCGAGGCGCTGCTGCCCGCCGCGCTGTTCGGCATTCGCACCTTTTATGTCGGCGTGTGGGGCGGCGTGCTGACCAGACTGTTGCTGGCGTCACTCCCGGTGGTGATCTCACTGGTTACCCAGACCGCGCTGGGTCTGACGCCGGCTACCGCCGGGATCATCATGCTGCTGTTTTCCGCCGGCGCCTTGCTCGCCAAGCTGCTGTTTGAACCGCTGGTGCGCCGCGCCGGTTACCGCCAGTTGCTGATCGCCGCCACGCTGCTGGCGGCGATCGCGGTGCTGGCGCTCGGTGTCGCCATCCAGCACCGCTCGCTGCCGTGCATCGGCGCTCTGTCCGGCCTGCTCGGCGTGCTGACGGCGCTGCTGCACTCGGCGGAAAGCACGCTCGCCTGCTGCCATCTGGAACACGACACCTGCAACAGCGGCAACAACATCCTGCTGCTCAGCCAACTGCTGGCGGTGATGCTGAGCATGGCGTTGACCTTTCCGGCGCTGCGGGCGCTGTCGCACCTGTCGCCGTGGCTGCACATCAGCCCGTTCAGCCTGCTGTTTGCGCTGCTCGGGGTCGGACTGGCGCTGAGTTGCCTGCTGTTTCGTCATCTCGGTCACGAGGACGGGAACGTATTACTGTCGCCCGCTCCCTGA